One segment of Coffea arabica cultivar ET-39 chromosome 7c, Coffea Arabica ET-39 HiFi, whole genome shotgun sequence DNA contains the following:
- the LOC113699107 gene encoding thioredoxin domain-containing protein PLP3A isoform X2 encodes MKALVHAKLLELMAQEKAQASATANEEVDLDELMDDPELERLHADRIAALKKEAEKRQELKRQGHGEYREITEGDFLAEVTGTEKVICHFYHREFYRCKIMDKHLKSLAPRHLETKFVKLDAENAPFFVAKLAIKTLPCVIFFRNGIAIDRLVGFQDLGGKDDFTTKALEILLLRKEMIKENKLEEEEDDDYHENRQRTVRSSVNADSDSD; translated from the exons ATGAAAGCTTTAGTCCATGCAAAACTTTTG GAATTGATGGCTCAAGAGAAGGCCCAGGCCTCAGCTACTGCTAATGAGGAGGTTGATCTAGATGAATTGATGGAT GATCCCGAGCTGGAAAGGTTGCATGCTGATCGGATAGCTGCTCTCAAG AAAGAAGCTGAGAAACGACAAGAATTGAAGCGACAAGGGCATGGAGAGTATAGGGAGATAACTGAAGGGGATTTTCTGGCTGAAGTTACTGGCACCGAAAAAGTTATTTGTCATTTTTACCACCGGGAGTTCTACCGTTGCAA GATCATGGATAAGCATTTGAAGTCTCTTGCGCCAAGGCATTTGGAAACAAAGTTCGTCAAATTAGATGCAGAG AATGCACCTTTCTTTGTTGCTAAATTAGCTATCAAAACTCTGCCTTGTGTAATATTCTTCAG GAATGGAATTGCAATAGACAGGTTGGTAGGGTTTCAGGACTTGGGAGGAAAAGATGATTTTACTACAAAGGCACTTGAAATTCTTCTTTTAAGGAAAG AAATGATCAAGGAGAACAaattagaagaagaagaggatgaTGATTATCACGAAAATAGACAGAGGACAGTGAGATCATCTGTGAATGCTGATTCAGATTCAGACTGA
- the LOC113699106 gene encoding disease resistance RPP13-like protein 4 codes for MVDAVVSVFLEKLLNAFQEESQYLSKFREQFGRLKNELLLMESFLKDADRLKRKNQILRRIMTCLRDLIYEAEDILIDCQAISVRANGASKFASCFRPSKLPLQYRTGKRLCEINEKIRDIKQNISSYLGVPLLSETRSMETHDHLMSRWSSPVYDHSQVVGLKDDTEKMKNWILQSNDGIVSIGIVGMGGVGKTTIAQEVFNDREIEDRFERRIWVSVSQTFTEEQIMRSILRSLGDACVGDNESELLTKIKQYLSGKRYLIVMDDVWSLDNTWWLRIYGGLPQGNGNCVIITTRIEKVARKMGVRESRTHWPKCLNEDYSWLLFRKIAFAATGGECRHSELEDIGKEIVEKCKGLPLAIKAVGGVMLCKPPHYHEWRRISDHFREELAENDNSVMASLQLSYDELPPYLKSCFLCFSIFPEDCVVDKDQLVHWWIGESFMPVRNHRLSTEVGEDCFSELTNRCLIEVVDKAYNGRIQTCKIHDMVRDLVIRIAEDDAFSIPSDANCRHLGISSDMSARNLAADQRLRALLTTTKIGEVNKIGSKLAKSFCRCCHLQILDLSKSIFAASLSSLLDEVGTLQHLTCLSLSNTHPLIQLPISLSKLQKLKILDVSYCQNLNMLPSCIVAFEKLVVLDVSNCGSLEYLPKGLGRLSNLEVLLGFKPAMPVECGGCRIAELKSLSRLRRLDLRLTHGDEIGNDEVDALVNLQELQFLTLNFFDCHDDDLFLKINRLLPPRQLHELSFKFYPGKVSPEWLNPKSLPMLRYLSIVSGSLAKLNDSFWGLGNMVWRIEGLKFEALSDLNEEWSMMHQAMPSLKILNVSWCPELESFPIEDAGFRGGVWKKEEQRS; via the coding sequence ATGGTGGATGCAGTGGTTTCAGTGTTCTTGGAGAAGCTTCTTAATGCTTTCCAGGAGGAGAGCCAATATCTGAGCAAGTTTAGAGAGCAATTTGGAAGATTGAAGAATGAGCTGCTACTCATGGAAAGCTTCCTAAAAGATGCGGATAGGCTCAAGAGGAAAAACCAGATTCTTCGAAGGATAATGACGTGTTTACGTGATCTTATATATGAAGCTGAAGATATACTGATAGATTGCCAGGCTATATCAGTTCGCGCAAATGGGGCTTCAAAGTTCGCTAGTTGTTTCCGTCCCTCAAAACTTCCACTTCAATACCGAACGGGGAAGCGTCTATGTGAGATTAATGAGAAAATCAGGGACATAAAACAAAATATTTCATCCTATCTGGGGGTGCCGCTTTTGAGTGAAACCCGTAGCATGGAGACTCATGACCATCTCATGTCCAGATGGAGCTCACCAGTGTATGATCACTCCCAGGTTGTTGGTTTAAAGGATGATACTGAGAAGATGAAGAATTGGATATTGCAGTCAAATGATGGCATCGTTTCCATTGGAATTGTTGGAATGGGAGGAGTGGGGAAGACTACCATTGCTCAAGAAGTCTTCAATGACAGAGAGATAGAGGACAGGTTTGAAAGAAGAATCTGGGTCTCTGTTTCTCAAACTTTTACTGAGGAGCAGATCATGAGAAGCATATTGAGGAGCTTAGGGGATGCATGTGTGGGCGACAATGAAAGTGAATTATTGACGAAGATAAAGCAGTATCTCTCAGGAAAGAGATATTTGATTGTGATGGATGACGTCTGGAGTTTGGATAATACTTGGTGGCTTAGGATATATGGCGGGTTGCCTCAAGGAAATGGAAACTGTGTAATTATTACTACGAGAATTGAGAAAGTTGCTCGGAAGATGGGAGTGAGGGAATCAAGGACTCATTGGCCCAAATGCCTCAATGAGGACTATAGTTGGTTACTGTTTCGTAAGATAGCATTTGCCGCAACTGGGGGTGAGTGTCGTCACTCTGAGTTAGAGGATATTGGGAAGGAGATTGTTGAGAAGTGCAAAGGGCTTCCATTAGCTATTAAAGCAGTGGGAGGAGTGATGCTGTGCAAACCACCTCATTATCATGAATGGAGACGAATCTCAGATCATTTTCGTGAAGAATTAGCTGAAAATGATAACTCCGTGATGGCATCACTGCAATTGAGCTATGATGAACTCCCACCCTACTTGAAGTCATGTTTCCTCTGCTTCTCAATCTTTCCAGAGGATTGTGTGGTCGATAAAGATCAATTGGTTCATTGGTGGATTGGTGAGAGTTTCATGCCTGTGAGAAACCATAGATTATCAACTGAAGTTGGAGAAGACTGTTTCTCGGAGTTGACAAATCGATGTTTGATAGAGGTGGTTGACAAGGCTTATAATGGTCGGATCCAGACTTGCAAAATACATGACATGGTTCGTGACTTGGTGATTAGAATTGCTGAAGATGATGCATTTTCCATTCCATCTGATGCTAACTGCCGCCATCTTGGTATTAGCAGTGACATGAGTGCACGTAACCTGGCAGCTGATCAAAGGTTGCGAGCACTGCTCACTACAACCAAGATTGGTGAGGTAAACAAGATTGGTTCAAAATTGGCAAAGAGTTTCTGCAGATGTTGCCATCTGCAGATACTCGATCTTTCCAAATCGATTTTTGCAGCATCGCTTTCAAGTTTGTTGGATGAAGTAGGAACTCTCCAGCATTTGACCTGTCTGAGCCTAAGCAATACTCATCCTTTAATCCAACTCCCAATTTCACTATCGAAGCTCCAAAAGCTGAAGATTTTGGATGTCAGTTATTGCCAGAATTTGAACATGCTTCCAAGTTGTATAGTTGCATTTGAAAAGCTCGTGGTGTTGGATGTCAGCAATTGCGGTTCTCTTGAGTACCTGCCCAAAGGATTAGGGAGGCTTTCcaaccttgaagtgttattgggCTTCAAGCCTGCTATGCCAGTCGAATGTGGAGGCTGTCGCATTGCTGAACTGAAAAGCCTGTCAAGACTGAGAAGACTAGATTTAAGGCTTACTCATGGTGATGAGATTGGAAATGACGAGGTTGATGCATTAGTAAATCTCCAGGAACTGCAATTCTTAACACTGAACTTCTTTGATTGTCATGATGATGATCTTTTTTTGAAAATCAACAGACTTCTCCCTCCTCGACAACTGCATGAGctgagttttaaattttatcctGGGAAAGTGAGTCCAGAGTGGCTGAACCCCAAGTCGCTTCCTATGTTGAGGTACCTGTCCATTGTTTCTGGAAGCCTCGCAAAATTGAATGATAGCTTCTGGGGCCTTGGAAATATGGTATGGAGAATTGAGGGCTTAAAATTTGAAGCTTTGTCAGACTTGAATGAGGAATGGTCAATGATGCATCAAGCCATGCCATCCCTGAAAATACTGAATGTGAGCTGGTGTCCTGAGCTAGAGTCTTTCCCAATTGAAGATGCTGGATTTAGAGGGGGTGTTTGGAAGAAGGAAGAGCAAAGGAGCTAG
- the LOC113698392 gene encoding AAA-ATPase At2g18193, producing MQTVSEMQSTATSLFSAYASLAGTIMLFRSLVNDIIPPSLRSYIQSFLAYLFTFPSTQITIIIDEQNGMTRNQVYDSAEIYLSTKISPTTERFKVYKSPKQRTINVTIEKDQQITDTFGQIQLQWRFVLVEPRNDHGYSPEKRFFELSFNKKHKDAVMKDYLPFILEKAREIRDNDRVVKMYTRDCPYNDDDYNSYNGGGGAGIWGAINLDHPATFDKLAMEPEMKRAVIEDLDRFVRRRDYYRKVGKAWKRGYLLYGPPGTGKSSLIAAMANYLKFDIYDLELTSLCSNSELRRILISTSNRSIIVIEDIDCSVEMHDRQQEQNVGYEPSTKLTLSGLLNFIDGLWSSCGDERIIVFTTNYKEKLDPALLRPGRMDMHIPMSYCTPQGFRILASNYHGINAYHRLFGEIDRLIENSQVSPAELAEELMRSEDADLALEGVINLLKRKEMDQSVEVNGSSRPTTPEENNEIVEESSPLLEEFQEPKRKIRPEFVMRRGLRTTCRRRVNRGGNSRFTVGGFRGKWS from the exons ATGCAGACAGTCTCGGAGATGCAATCTACGGCAACGAGCCTTTTCTCGGCCTACGCATCTTTGGCAGGGACCATTATGCTCTTTCGGTCACTGGTCAATGACATTATTCCACCTTCCCTCCGATCCTATATCCAATCATTTTTAGCTTACCTTTTCACCTTTCCGTCCACTCAAATCACCATCATCATAGACGAGCAAAACGGCATGACTCGGAACCAGGTTTATGACTCGGCCGAGATATATCTCAGCACCAAAATCTCCCCAACCACGGAGCGATTCAAAGTCTACAAGTCCCCTAAGCAGAGGACCATCAATGTCACCATCGAGAAGGACCAACAGATCACGGACACATTTGGTCAAATCCAATTGCAGTGGCGTTTCGTGCTGGTTGAACCTCGAAATGACCATGGGTACTCCCCGGAAAAAAGGTTCTTCGAGCTCAGTTTCAACAAAAAACACAAGGATGCTGTTATGAAAGATTATTTGCCTTTCATACTGGAGAAGGCGCGGGAGATTAGGGACAACGATCGGGTGGTGAAGATGTATACTAGAGATTGTCCATATAATGACGATGATTATAATTCTTATAACGGTGGTGGCGGAGCTGGGATCTGGGGAGCGATTAATTTGGATCATCCAGCGACGTTTGACAAGCTGGCCATGGAACCGGAGATGAAAAGGGCTGTGATTGAGGATTTGGATAGGTTCGTGAGGAGGAGGGATTATTATAGGAAGGTCGGGAAGGCATGGAAAAGAGGATATTTGTTGTACGGACCGCCCGGGACGGGAAAGTCTAGTTTGATAGCGGCCATGGCTAATTACTTGAAGTTTGATATCTATGATCTGGAGCTTACGAGTTTGTGTTCAAACTCTGAACTGAGGAGGATCTTGATTTCCACCTCCAACAGGTCCATCATTGTTATTGAGGATATCGATTGTAGCGTGGAGATGCATGATCGCCAGCAGGAGCAGAATGTTGGCTATGAACCATCAACTAAG TTGACGCTGTCGGGACTGTTAAATTTCATTGATGGGCTGTGGTCGAGCTGTGGGGACGAGAGAATTATTGTTTTCACTACCAATTATAAAGAGAAGCTCGACCCTGCTCTGTTGCGGCCGGGTAGGATGGACATGCATATTCCTATGTCCTATTGTACACCTCAAGGATTTAGGATATTGGCCTCTAATTACCACGGCATTAATGCTTACCATAGGCTTTTTGGCGAGATTGATAGGCTAATCGAGAATTCTCAAGTTTCCCCAGCTGAACTTGCAGAAGAGCTCATGAGAAGTGAGGACGCTGATCTTGCACTTGAGGGAGTTATTAACTTGCTCAAGAGAAAGGAAATGGATCAAAGTGTTGAGGTGAACGGTAGTTCGCGTCCAACAACTCCTGAAGAGAATAACGAAATCGTGGAAGAATCGAGTCCTCTTCTAGAAGAATTTCAGGAgccaaaaaggaaaataagacCCGAGTTCGTTATGAGGAGGGGCCTAAGAACTACTTGCAGGAGAAGAGTGAACAGAGGAGGGAATAGCAGATTTACGGTGGGTGGATTTAGAGGAAAATGGTCATAG
- the LOC113699107 gene encoding thioredoxin domain-containing protein PLP3A isoform X1, with the protein MDPNAVKSTLSNLAFGNVMVAAARDYQKELMAQEKAQASATANEEVDLDELMDDPELERLHADRIAALKKEAEKRQELKRQGHGEYREITEGDFLAEVTGTEKVICHFYHREFYRCKIMDKHLKSLAPRHLETKFVKLDAENAPFFVAKLAIKTLPCVIFFRNGIAIDRLVGFQDLGGKDDFTTKALEILLLRKEMIKENKLEEEEDDDYHENRQRTVRSSVNADSDSD; encoded by the exons ATGGATCCTAACGCAGTCAAATCAACTTTATCTAATTTGGCATTTGGAAATGTAATGGTAGCAGCAGCTCGTGATTATCAGAAG GAATTGATGGCTCAAGAGAAGGCCCAGGCCTCAGCTACTGCTAATGAGGAGGTTGATCTAGATGAATTGATGGAT GATCCCGAGCTGGAAAGGTTGCATGCTGATCGGATAGCTGCTCTCAAG AAAGAAGCTGAGAAACGACAAGAATTGAAGCGACAAGGGCATGGAGAGTATAGGGAGATAACTGAAGGGGATTTTCTGGCTGAAGTTACTGGCACCGAAAAAGTTATTTGTCATTTTTACCACCGGGAGTTCTACCGTTGCAA GATCATGGATAAGCATTTGAAGTCTCTTGCGCCAAGGCATTTGGAAACAAAGTTCGTCAAATTAGATGCAGAG AATGCACCTTTCTTTGTTGCTAAATTAGCTATCAAAACTCTGCCTTGTGTAATATTCTTCAG GAATGGAATTGCAATAGACAGGTTGGTAGGGTTTCAGGACTTGGGAGGAAAAGATGATTTTACTACAAAGGCACTTGAAATTCTTCTTTTAAGGAAAG AAATGATCAAGGAGAACAaattagaagaagaagaggatgaTGATTATCACGAAAATAGACAGAGGACAGTGAGATCATCTGTGAATGCTGATTCAGATTCAGACTGA